A window of Hymenobacter siberiensis genomic DNA:
CAGACCTGCCCTACGGCGACAAGCTGGAGATAGAAACGCCGACCCTGCCCGCCTGGCTGACGCTGGTGGACAATGGCGACGGCACGGGTACCGTGAGCGGCACACCCGCCGTGGCCGATGCCGGCAGCAACCCCGTGACCCTGGTAGCCGCCGACCTCTACCACCACGGGGCCAGCTACGGCCTCATCACGCAGTCGTTCAGCATCACCGTCATTCCCTGCACGGTGCAGGCCCACGCCACCCCGCTCACGCTGGTACTCGATGCCAATGGCACGGCTACGCTCACGACTGCCCAGTTTGATGGCGGCTCGACGGCTTCGTGCGGCATTGCTTTGATGACGCTCTCGCAGTCGGCCTTTAGCTGCGCCAACTACGGCGCTAATCCGGTGACGCTGACCGTGACCGATGCCAACGGTAACGTTAGCACCGATACTCAGACCGTGCTGGTGGACGACACGATGGCCCCTACGGCTGTGGCCCAGAACGTGACCGTATACCTGGATGCCAACGGGCAGGCCAGCATCACGGCCGCCCAGGTCAACAACGGCAGCAGCGACAACTGCGGAGCTATTACGTTGAGCCTTCAAAAGCAGGGATTGGTATCCGCATTTAGCCAGGCGCAGGAGCACAGTGTACTCACCCTTTCGGCTCCGGCCGGGGCGGTATTCACCGCCGTAAACTTTGCCAGTTACGGTACGCCCAACTTCGTGAATGGGACGTTTCAATATGGTAACTGCAACGCCACCAACAGCCAGTCGATAGTAGAGTCGTATGTGCTGAACCAGAATACGGCTTCTATCTTGGCTGACAACTCGGTATTCGGTGACCCCTGCTACGGCACCTTCAAGCGCCTCGCCGTGCAGGCTACCTACACTTTGGGCAGCCCCGTCCCCCAGCTGGCCTATACCTGCGCCAACGTAGGCTCGGCCAACAACCCGGTGCTATTGACTGTGACCGACGCCTACGGCCACGTAAGCACTGCTACCGCCAACGTGACCGTGCTGGATGCCATTGCCCCAACGGCCGTGGCCCAGAACGTAACCGTGCAGCTCGATGCTAATGGCCAGGCTAGCGTAACCGCCGCCCAGGTCAACAATGGCAGCGCCGATAACTGCGGCGTGGCTAACGTGAGCGTATCGTCCGGCAGCTTCACTTGCGCCAACCTGGGTGCCAACCCGGTAACCCTGACCGTGACCGATGCCAGCGGCAACGTTAGCACCGCTACTGCTACCGTAACGGTGCTGGATAATATCCTGCCTACCATCACGGCCCCCGCTGCCTTGACTGTGAGTGCCGATGCCGGCCAGTGTAGCGCCACCGGCGTGGCCCTGGGCACGGCTACGGCGGCCGACAACTGCTCGGCTATGGTGGCTAGCAACGCTCCGGCCACCTTCGCCAAGGGCACGACTACGGTAACCTGGACGGCGACCGATGCCAGCGGCAACACGGCCACCGCTACCCAGTTGGTGACCGTGAACGACACCGAAGCTCCCACGATTTCGGCCCCGGCTATGGTGTCGGTTTCGGCCGACCTGGGCCAGTGCTCGGCTAGCCATGTGGCCCTGGGCAATCCTGTTGCCGGCGACAACTGCACCGGCGTAATGGTAACGAGCAATGCCCCCGCAGTTTTCCTCAAAGGCCTGACTACCGTAACCTGGACTGCTACGGATGCGGTCGGCCTCACTGCCACCGCCACGCAGGTAGTGACCGTACTGGATGTGGAGAACCCCATCATCAGCGCGCCCGCCGCGGTAGTAGTAAGTGCTAACCCCGGCCAGTGTAGCGCCACGGGCGTGGCTCTGGGCAATGCTATTGCAACGGACAACTGCTCCGGCGTAACTGTAGCCAACAATGCCCCGGCCACCTTCGCCAAGGGCAGTACTACCGTCATCTGGATTGCTACCGACGCCGCTGGCAACAAAGCCACTGCCACCCAGACGGTAACCGTGAACGACACCGAGCGCCCGAACCTGATGGTGCCCGCCAACATGGTGGTGAGCGCCCCGGCTACGCAGTGCGGGGCCACGGTGAGCTTCAATCCCACTGCTACCGATAACTGCGCCGGTGCCACGGTGGTTGCCAGCCCGGCTTCGGGCAGCACCTTCCCGGTAGGCACCAGCACGGTAAGCGTGACGGCCACCGACGCCAGCGGCAACACCAGCACCGGCAGTTTCACCATGACGGTGAACGACGTGACGGCCCCGACCGTAGCGACTCGCACCGTAACCGTTACGCTGGTAAACGGCGTGGCTTCGGTGACGGCCGAGCAGGTCGATAATGGCAGCACTGATGCCTGCGGTATCCGTAGCCTGAGTCTCAACCGTACCAGCTTCAGCTGTGCCAACCTGGGCAACAACCCCGTAATCCTGACCGTGACCGACATCCACGGCAACGTGGCCAGCGCCCCGGCCACGGTGAGCGTAGTGGGTACTATTCCGGCTCCGGCCATTGCGGTAACGCCCAGCAGCACAGTGTACACCGGTGGCGTCGCTACCAACCTATACATCGGCTACGGTGCTCAGAGCGCCACGCTAACTGCCTCGGGCGGCGTGAGCTACGTCTGGATTGGAAGCAAAGGACTCAGTAGCAATACCGTATCCAATCCCGTGTTCACGGCTACCACACTCGGCACGTTCACCTTCACCGTGACGGCGACCAACCAGTACGGCTGCACGGCCACGGCTACGGTGACGCTCCACGTCATCAATGCCTACTGCGATAAGGACAAGGTAATTGTGTGCCACAACGGCCACGAAATCTGCATCTCGCCCAACGCCGTGCCGGCTCACCTCACCGGCCACCCCGGCGACCAGCTGGGTAACTGCACCACGGCTGTCCGCGGTGTAGCGGCCAACGCTCCGGTGGCCAATTCCACCAACGAGCTGTCGGTGTTCCCGAACCCAGCGGCTGATAAGGCTACGGTGTCGTTCCGGACGGCAGAGAATGGCGCAGCACAAGTAGTGGTATACAACCTGCTTGGCCAGCGCATTGCTACTCTCTACGATGGTACCGTAACGGCTGGCCAGCTCTACTCGGCTACGCTCAACAGTGCCAACCTGTCCACCGGCTTGTACGTGTGCCGCCTCGTTACTAATGGTAAAACCGAGTCGCTGCGACTGAACATCGAGCGGTAATACCACGCCGTCAGGCATCTGAAAAATCCCCTGCCAGAGTATCTGGCAGGGGATTTTTGGTTGAATGGCTGCGGCGCGCCGCCGTGCTACTGCCGCAGATACCCGCTCAAATCCGACACACTCATGATGCCAAGCTTCTGCGCCTGCTGCCCACGCATGAGCAGGGCATACGTATTGTTGAAGCCCAGCGGGGCCAGCCACTCCAGGCCAAAGCGGCGGCGGAACTCTGCGCGTACGTAGTTCAGCACCGCTGCCGGCCGCCCGCCCAGCGAGTCGACCACGGCGGGCCGGGGCTGCAGCAGCACCAGCAGGCCGGTGCCGGTGTACTCGGGGTACATATCGATGGCCCCGCTGCGCAGCGCCTCGAAGCAGATGGTGGTGCCGCCGAGGCCGGTTTTGGTTTCCACCGCCAGGTCGGTATTGCCCCGGATGAGGGCCGCGTATAGCTCGGCCAGAATGTACTGCTCGGCGAAAATCTTCGAGCCCAGCTTCACCACCGCCGCACCCGACACGGCCGGGCGGGCATCCCGCCACAGCCCGCGCCGCCGTAGAAAGGCTTCGGCAATGGCTTTTGGGGCCTGATGCAGGTAGTCGGCCCGGTAGTTCAAATCGGTCATTACCGAGTCCGAAATCTGGTTGTCCAGCATCGCCAGAATTGCTCCCAGCTCGGGATGCTCGCGCAGCAGGGCGGGGCGCACCACGGGCACGGCGTAGTAGGGCGGGAACACGCGGCGGTCGTCGCGCAGCACGCGCAGGCCGTAGGCCCGGATGCGGCCGTCGGTGCTGTAGCCGTCAATCACGTCCACGTTGGCATTGCGGGCGGCCTCATACACCAGCGCGGGGGCCAGCACCACGCTGGGCAGGTGTGTGAGGCCGTAGCTTTTGGTGAGGCCCGGCAGCCCATCGGCCCGCCCCACAAACTCGGGGCTGAAGCCGGCCAGCAGCTTGCCCGTGGCGCGGGGCAACAGGTATAGCCCGCCCAGCAGTGGCAGTGCCACCAGCAGCGCCGCGCCCACCTGCCCCAGGCGGCGCGTGCTCAGCTTTTGCACGCCGCCCAGCAGCGCATCAAACGCCAGGGCCAGGCCGGCGGCGGGCAGGGCACCGGCCAGTATCATCACCGGGTTGTTGAGGGCGATGCCGCCGAAAATGAACTCGCCCAGCCCGCCGGCCGCCACGTAGGCCGCCAGCGTGGCCACACCCACGTTGATGACGGTGGCCGTGCGAATGCCGGCCATGAGCACCGGCAGCGCCAACGGCAATTCTACCCGGCGCAGCACCTGCCCATCGGTCAGGCCGAGGCCCCGGGCGGCTTCCACCACGGCCGGCGGCACCCCCCGAATGCCCGCCAGTGTGTTGCGGATAATGGGCAGTAGCGAATACAGGAACAGCGCAAAAATGGCCGGTTTCGGCCCAATGCCCAGCACCGGAATCAGGAAACCGAGCAGGGCGATGCTGGGCACCGTTTGGAGCACGCCAGCCACGCCCAGCACCGCCGGGGCCCAGCGCGGCCGGCGCGACAAAAACAGCCCCAGCGGCACGCCCACCAGTACCCCCAGCAGCAGCGAGCCCGCCGTGAGGCCGATGTGCTGCACCGTTTGCTCGCCGAGCTTGCCGGCCTGCTCGTGCCAGAAAGTGAAGAGGGCCGTTAGCGTTTCCATGGGCAAAGGGGGAGCGGGGAGTGGGAAGCGGGGAGTGGGCGCAGGGGGCTTAGCGTTTCCATGCGTCCTCCTCCCGTTGTAAAGCTTCGCCAAAACCCGCCATCAGCTGGGCCACCGTGAAGGGCGCTGCCGCTGCTGCTGAGCCGGTCAGGGCTTCCAGTGCCTCGTGTACGGTGGTTCCAGCGCGGAAAGCGTCTTTTGGTCCTTCGGCTTCATTGCCCTCAAAAACATCGCCCAACGTGAGCGTGCGTAGCTGCAAAGTCAGCCGTTCGGCCGCAAAAAACCGGCGTACAAAGTCGTTGGCGGGTCGAAACAGCAGCTCGCGCGGCGTGCCCAGTTGCTGAATCTGGCCGGCATCGAGCAGCATAATGCGGTCGGCGAGCTCGAAGGCTTCGGTCACGTCGTGGGTCACGAGCACCATCGTTTTGCTGCGCAGTTCCTCCAGCTCCCGAAACTCGTGCCGGATGCTGGCCCGGGTTACGGGGTCGAGGGCCCCAAAGGGCTCATCGAGCAGGATGATGGGCGGGTCGGCGGCCAGGGCGCGGGCCAGCCCCACGCGCTGCTGCTGCCCGCCCGAGAGCTGGTGCGGATACTGCTCGGCGTAGCGCGCGGCCGGCAAATGCAGCCGCGTGAGCAGCGCCTCGGTGCGCGCCGCGATGGCCGCCGGGGCGTGGCCCAGCAGGCGGGGCACCACGGCCACGTTCTCGGCCACGGTGTAGTGCGGCAGCAGCCCCACCTGCTGAATAACGTAGCCAATGCCGCGCCGCAGCACTTCGGGCCGCTGGCTGAGCACATCCTGGCCGTTGATTTCGATGCGGCCGCCATCGGGCTCAATCAGGCGGTTGAGCATTTTGAGCAGCGTGGTTTTGCCGCAGCCGCTGGGGCCCAGCAGCACCAGCGTTTCGCCGGCTGCTACCGCAAACGACACGTCCTGCACCACCGCGTGCGCCCCAAACGCCTTGCGCAAATGCGATACTTGGATGACGGGCGGCGGGGTTTGGGGCATAAAGCAACAACGGCGAAGGAGCAAGGTAAACCCGCGGCGCTCCATCGGGTTACAGCTACCGGCGACTGTTCGCCGCTTTTCTGCTGCTCTATGCGCCATTCGTTCCGGTCTTTGCTATTGCTTGTCGCCCTGCTGGGGGCGGCCCCCGCCGCGCTCCGCGCCCAGGACGCGCCCGCCACCCCGCCGCGCCCCGACCGCACGCCGCCCCACGTCTTCACCATTCCCAATTTCCGGACTGAAAGCGGGACCACCCTGCCCCTGGCCCGTGTGGTGTACGGCACCTACGGCCACCTCAACGCCGCCCACGACAACGCCATCCTGCTGCCCTCGCACTACATGGCCGACCGCCACGGCTACGAGTGGCTCATGGGGCCGGGCAAGGCCCTCGATACCACCAAAGTATTCCTGGTCACCAGCGAGCTGTTTGGCAACGGCCATTCCTCGTCGCCCAGCAACACGCCGGAGCCCTTCCACGGCCCGCGCTTCCCCGTCATGACCATCCGCGACAACGTGGCCGCTGTGCATCAGCTGCTGGTCAATGATTTGAAAATAAACCACCTGCGGGCCATTATCGGCTTTTCGATGGGGGCGCAGCAGGCCTTTCAATGGGCCGTGAGCTACCCCACCTTTGCCGACCGCCTCGTGGCCACCTCGGGCACGGCCAAAACCTACCCCCACGGCATCGTGCGCCTCGAAGGCCAGATTGCGGCCCTCACCGCCGATGCCGCCTTCCAGAACGGCGACTACACCGCGCCGCCCACCAAGGGCATTGAAGCCTTTTCCGTCGTCTGGACGGCCTGGCTCTACTCGCAGGAGTGGTGGCGGCTGGAGCTCTGGAAAGCCGATAATAAGCCCGGCACCACCTTCGAGCAGGTGCTGCACGAGTACCGCACGCACTTCATCCCCGGAGCCGATGCCAACGACCTGATTTTGCAGATGAGAACCTGGGAATCGAATAACGTGGGCGCCACTACCGGCTTCGGAGGCAACGTCGAAAAGGCCCTCCGCAGCATTAAAGCGCCCATTCTCTACATGCCTTCGGCCACGGACCTGTACTTCCCGCTCACCGATGCCCGCTACGAAGCCGCCTTCATCCCGGGCGTGGTGCTCAAGCCCATTCCGTCGTTGTGGGGCCACACCGCCGGGGCCGCTCCCAACCCCGCCGATGCCAAGTTTCTGAACGACAACATCAAGCAGTTTCTGGCGCAGCTCCGGCGCTAGAGGCAAGAGAACGGTCATGCTTCGGCTGCGCTCAGCATGACCGTTTTTACAGCAGCTAAGACGCGGCTACCAGAGCCGAATATCCGTCATGCCCGCCGGAATGGGCGGCTGGTTGCTGAAACCCAGCACGCACCAGTCGGCCTCTACGCCGAAGTTGCCGCCTTGCAGCACGTAGCTCACCCAGCGGGTAATGGTGCGGCCGGTATGGTTGTTGGCTTCGGGGTCGAACTCGCGCAGCAGCAGCACATCGCCCACCTGAAAATCCTCGTGGTTGCGGCGCACATCGAAGGGCTTGTAGCCCGCTCGCACCGCCGCGAAGCAGTCGGGCCACAGCGGCAGCTCGTGGGTGTGCACGTGGGTTGGGTCGGAGGCGTGAAACTGGGGGGCGAAAGCCTCGGAAATCAGGTTTGGGTACGTAGTCATATAATTGCGATGCTAAATAAAGGTAAGCTGCTCCCGGCCGGAGGGCCAGCAGCTGGCCCGCTACGGTAGGGCGCGGAATCTTATCAAGATAATGAATAATGGCGGGCCAAGGGGCAGTAACAATAAGGAAATCAGTGCGGTTCCAACGCTTCGCGCGTTGTTGTTTCCCGCATCGCCGTGGCTTGGCCCAGCCGGTGCGGGATGCGAAAACCCACCGTCGGGCTATTTAAATCGTTTGGGGTCGGAGCCTGGTGCGCGAATTCCTGCCACCTTTCGCCGCCTGAGTTGTCCTTTTGTAAATTCATTCATTTTCTCTTCCCCGCTCATGCGCTTTCAGTACCTGCTATCCTCATTGCTGCTTCTGTTGCTGGTCGGCCGGCCCGCCGCCGCCCAGATGTATTCCCGCACCGACCCGTTTGCCCACACCTTCAGTATTGTAGCCCGCGACCCGGCCACCGGCGAAATGGCGGTGGCTGTGCAAAGCCATTGGTTTTCGGTGGGCACCTCGGTGAGCTGGGCCGAGGCCGGCGTGGGCGCGGTGGCCACGCAGTCATTCACCAACAAGTCCTTTGGCCTGCGCGGCCTGGCCCTCCTAAAAAGCGGCAAAACGGCCCAGCAGGCGCTCGATGAGCTATTGAGCAACGACGACGGCCGCGACGTGCGTCAGGTGGCCATTCTCGACAACCAGGGCCGCGTGGCCACCCACACCGGCAAAAAATGCGTTGATATGGCCGGCCACCAGCAGGGCAACCAGTTCTCGGTGCAGGCCAACATGATGCTTTCGGATAAGGTGTGGCCCGCCATGGCCGCCGCCTACGAAGCCAATGCCAAGCTGCCCCTGGCCGAGCGTGTGCTGGCCGCCCTCGATGCCGCCCAGGCCGCCGGCGGCGACGTGCGCGGCCGGCAGTCGGCCGCGCTGCTGGTGGTGCGCGGCACCGCCACCGAAGGCCCCTGGGCCGACCGCCTCATCGACCTGCGCGTGGACGACAGCGCTGCCCCGCTGCCCGAGCTGCACCGCCTGCTCAGTCTGGACCGCGCCTACGACCACATGAACGCCGGCGACCTGGCCGTGGAAAAAAATGACATGCCGAAAGCCATTCAGGAGTATCAGGCCGCCGAAAAAATGTTTCCCCAGAACCTGGAAATGAAGTACTGGCACGCCATTACGCTGGCCAATAAGCAGCAGGTGCCCGCCGCGCTGGCCTTGCTCCGCCCCATTTTCAAGCAGGAGCCCAACTGGCGCACCCTCACCCAGCGCCTGCCCAAAGTAGGCCTGCTCACGGTAACCGATGCCGAGCTGAAGCAGATTCTGGCGCTGTAGGCTAGAACGTCATGTCTCGGCTGCGTTCGACATGACGTTCTTTGTGTTGGCTGTATTCTCACGAAATCTATGCAAACATCTCTCTGTCTCCTCGCTGCCCTGCTCCTCAGCACCTCCGCCAAGGCGCAAGCCCCGCTCATCGTGCCCAAGCCCGTAGCTGCCGCCTTAGAGCAAGTGCAGCCCGCCGCCATCAAAGCCCACATCGCCTACCTGGCCGACGACCGCCTGCTGGGCCGCAAGGCCGGCACCCCCGGCTACCAGATGGCCGTCGATTACGTGACGCAGCAGCTGAAAACGCTGGGCGTGCAACCGGCCGGCGAGGGTGGCACCTTCATCCAGAAAGTGCGGCTGCGGCGCGCCTTCCTCCAGCCCGGCGCTGCTTTCACGGCCCGCGATGCGCAGGGGGCTGCAATGCCGCTCACGGCCGGGCCGGATTACGTGGTGTACCCCAGCCCCGAGCTGCCCGCCACCAGCGTGAAGGACGCCCCGCTGGCCTTCGCCGGCTTCGGCATCAACGCGCCCGAGCTGGGCTACGACGACTACGCCGGCCTCGATGTGAAGGGCAAGGTGGTGATGATTGTGCGCGGGGCACCCCGCACATTTGCGTCCACCGTAGCCTCGGCCAGCCAGGATTTGGCGGGGCTGCTGAAGGCGGCCATCAACCACGGGGCCGTGGGGCTGATACTGGCCTCTGCCCACGCCGGCGCGCTGCCTGACCTCAAAAACGGCACGTACAGCGTGCTCGGGGCCGATGGCAAGGTGGCTGTGTCGCGCACCTTTGCGCCGGGCAGCCGGCAGCAGTTCTACGGGGCTGTGAGCGCGGCCACGCTCCAGCGCCTGCTGCAGGCCTCGGGCCTCGATACCACGCAGGCTTTCGCGGCCATGCGGAACGGTAAACCAGCCTCAGCGGGCCTGAAAACAACGATTAGCGCCAGCGCGCAGGCTACTTATCAGGATATTGAGAGCTACAATGTGGTGGGCAAATTCGTGGGCTCCGATGCCAAGCTGCGCGACGAGTACGTGGTGCATTCGGCCCACCTCGACCACCTCGGCGTGGCTGCCCCGGTGCGGGGTGACTCGATTTACAACGGCGCGCACGATAATGCCTCGGGCGTGGCCTGCGTGCTCGAAATCGCCAAAGTCTATTCCCGCCTCAAAGACCGGCCGAAGCGCAGCATGCTCTTCGTGTTCATGACCGGCGAGGAGCTGGGCCTGCTGGGCTCGTCGGCTTTCGCCACTAATCCCACCGTGCCCAAGGCTAAAATCGTGGCCGATATTAACATGGACATGCCCACTATTATTGCCCCGCTGCTCTCCGTGGTGGCGCTGGGCGGCCAGCATTCTACGCTACTTGAACCCGTGCAGCGCGCCTGCGCTTACTTGAATATTGACCTGGAAAAGGACCCCGAGCCCGAGCAGAATCGCTTCATCCGCAGCGACCAGTACAGCTTCGTGACGGCCGGCATTCCGGCCCTGCACCTCAAATACGGCAATAAAACCGCCGATGGCCGCAACAACCTCAGCGAAGATGTGCAGAAGTGGCGCGCCGCGACCTACCACAAGCCGCAAGACGACATCAACGGCCGCTTCGACTTCGAGGCCGGCCGCAAATACGTGCAGCTCTGCTTCCTGGTGGGCTACCAGGTGGCGCAGGCCCCGGCCCGGCCCCAGTGGAACAAGGGCGACTTTTTCGGCCAGCGCTACGGCCAGCGGTAGCCGCCGCCCCGGAAACCTTCTGGCCGGCTCAATGGGTTAGACCTTCGTACTTTTGCACCCGTACGCGGCCCCGCCGCTTTTCAATCTAAATTATTACGACAATGGCAGTTTATCCCGAATACATGGTGGCGCCCATCCGCCAGGACCTCACCGAAGTTGGTTTCGAGCAGCTGATGACGGCCGAGGAGGTTGACTCCGCCCTCGCTTCGAACGAAGGCACCGTGCTGGTGGCCGTGAACTCGGTGTGTGGCTGCGCCGCCGCCAAAGCCCGCCCCGCCCTGAAAATGGCCCTCGCCAGCGCCGACAAAAAGCCCGGCAAGCTGGTCACCGTTTTTGCCGGCATGGAAACCGAAGCCGTAGCCAAAATGCGCGAGCACCTGCTGCCCTATCCGCCCTCCTCGCCCTGCATCGCCCTGTTCAAAGACGGCGAGCTGGTGCACATGATTGAGCGCTACCACATCGAAGGCTCCGACGCCATGCGCATCGTGAACAACCTGCAAGGTGCGTTCGAAGAGTACTGCTAAATCACTGATTTTTAGGATTTAAGCGGAGTTCACGGATTTTGTGGACGATTGTGAAGGGCCCCAGCTGCGTGCGCAGTTGGGGCCCTTTTTATGTTATTGAGGCGCAATTAATGGGAGAGCGGGCGGGAGGGATTGTGGAGGAAGCATTTGAACCGGAGGCTGGATTCGCCAAAATTGACTAGAAGCGCAACTTCCAGGTGGTAAGCTTTAAGGTAATTGTGTACTACTCCCCAAAAACTGGACAGTTTAGCGGGGCATGTTAAGTAATATGGTTATGATTGAATGTTTGATTGGTTTGGTAGACGTGGGCGGGCGTTTGGCCCCCGAGACTTTGGTGGGGCCGGCGGTGATTGTAGTAAGCAAAGTACGCGTGTAATTGCTGGTGTAGGTGCCGGCCGTCGTCGGCGGGGTTGAGGTAGATATGCTCCCATTTGACGGTGCGCCAGAGGCGTTCGATGAAGGCATTGTCGGTGGCGCGGCCCCGACCATCGCGGCTGATGCGGCAGCCGGCGGCCAGCAGGGCTTGCTCGTAGGCCAGGCTGGTGAATTGGCTGCCCTGGTCGGAGTTGAAGATGTACGGGGCGGGGGCTACGCGCAGGGCATCGGCCAGGGCTTGCAGGCAAAAGCCGACGTCGAGCGAGTTGGAGAGTTGCCAACTGAGCACGTAGCGCGAGTGCCAGTCCAAAACGGCGGCCAGGTAAAGAAAGCCCTTGGCCATGGGCACATAGGTGATATCCGTGCTCCAGACTTCATTCGGAGCGGTGGCCGGGCGGTCGCGCAGCAGGTAGGGATATGGCGTAACACCTTGATCAGGAATGGATAAGCGCGGATTGGGGTAAATCGGCTCGTGGCCCATCAGGCGCACGAGGCGGCGCACGCGCTTCTCGTTGACGGCGTGCCCGGCCAGGCGCAGGTGGTCGCGCAGGCCGAGTACACCCTTGAAGTTGTGCGTGGTGAACTCCTCATCGAGCAGGCGCATGAGGTGGAGATTATAGGCGCTTTCCCCGCAGGGCTGGTAATAAAAGCTGCTGCGCGCCAGGCCCAGGGCCTGGCAGCGGGCAGTCACCGAGCCGCCAGCTGGGTCTGGGGACTGCACCAGAGCGCGTTGCTGGGTCGTGCTCATCGGGGTAGCGTTTTTTTTAGCAGCACATTTTCCATTTGCAACCGCCCGATGGCCGCGTAGAGCGGCTCCACATCGGGGGCTGGCGCAACGGAAGCAGGGGCTTCGGCAAAGACCTGAACGGCTTGTTCGCGCAGCTGCAGCTTCCAGCGCGTGATTTGGGCCGTGGCCAACTGATAGTGGGCGGCCAACTCAGCCAGCGGTTGGCGCTCGGTGAGCGCGGCCAGCGCCACCTCGGCTTTGAACTCGGCCGTATAGCGACGGCGGGTGCGTTTTGGGGTCATAATCGAGCTAAGCTAGCCCGCTTAACCTGTCCAGCTTTTGGGGAGTACTACATTGATTGCCTGCGCATAGTTGAGGGAGGTTAATTCACTGGTTGCTTTTAACTCGACCAACACTTGGTCGTTGACCAGAAAGTCAGCCCGCCGCGACCCAATGGATGTTTCCTTATAGAAGACGGGCAAGTGTACCTCTGCTCGGAAAGCAACGTTAGCCGCCGCAAGCTCCACGCCCAGCCCCCGCTGGAAAATTGCCTCTGGAAACCCACTGCCCAACTCACTATGCACGCTCATGGCGCAGCCAATTATGGTTTCCGTAAGCCTGTTTAACCGAGTTTCAACTAACGTGAAACGGGTGTAATTCAAAACTACGCGCTGCCACCGCCAAGCAGAAGTTCGGACTGGTATCTGATGCCCTTAGTGGAGCCCAGAGGCAAGGGCCGATGACTCATGAAAAGGGCAGCGCGTAGTTTTGAATTGCACCCCATGAAACCAATCCATAAAAACAAATCGGACATTCAACAGCACGACATTGCCCCAAAATAATCGGCCACAAAATACGTGAAATCCGCTTAAATCCGAAAAATCAGTGATTTAGTTGGCTACCTCACTCAGGAACTTCACACGCACCAGCCGCAGCTCTTCTTCCGTAAAGTCATTGCCCAGCTCCTTCATCGCCACGGCAATGTTATCAGTATTGGCCGACATGAAGTAGCCGTAAATTTCGTCGCGTACTTCTTCTTCCACCATTTCCTCCAGGTAGTAGTCGATATTAAGTCGGGTGCCGGAGTAGCAGATGTGCTCGATTTCCTCCATCAGCTCGCCCATCGAAATGCCTTTTGAGGAAGCAATATCCTCCAGCATCATCTTCTTGTCAATCTGCTGAATGACGTATATTTTGATTTTCGAGCGGTTCACGGCCGACTTCACCACCACGTCCTCGGCGGTTTCGATGTCGTTGTCCTCCACGTATTTCTTGATGGCGGCCACGAACGGCGCACCAAACTTCTGGGCCTTGCCCTGGCCCACGCCCGATACGTGCGTGAGGTCGTGCAGGCTCTGGGGGTAGGTGGTGGCCATTTCCTTCAGGCTCGGGTCCTGGAAGAGGACGTAGGGCGGCAGGTTCTTCTGCTTGGCCACCTGCTTGCGCAACTCCTTGAGCTGGGCGAACAGGGCTTCGTCGTGGCCGGCGGCTTGCTGCTCCTCCACCTTTTCCTCGTCGGCCTTCTGCTCTTCGTCGAAGTTGTGGTCCTTCGTGAGCGTGATG
This region includes:
- a CDS encoding ABC transporter permease/substrate-binding protein — encoded protein: METLTALFTFWHEQAGKLGEQTVQHIGLTAGSLLLGVLVGVPLGLFLSRRPRWAPAVLGVAGVLQTVPSIALLGFLIPVLGIGPKPAIFALFLYSLLPIIRNTLAGIRGVPPAVVEAARGLGLTDGQVLRRVELPLALPVLMAGIRTATVINVGVATLAAYVAAGGLGEFIFGGIALNNPVMILAGALPAAGLALAFDALLGGVQKLSTRRLGQVGAALLVALPLLGGLYLLPRATGKLLAGFSPEFVGRADGLPGLTKSYGLTHLPSVVLAPALVYEAARNANVDVIDGYSTDGRIRAYGLRVLRDDRRVFPPYYAVPVVRPALLREHPELGAILAMLDNQISDSVMTDLNYRADYLHQAPKAIAEAFLRRRGLWRDARPAVSGAAVVKLGSKIFAEQYILAELYAALIRGNTDLAVETKTGLGGTTICFEALRSGAIDMYPEYTGTGLLVLLQPRPAVVDSLGGRPAAVLNYVRAEFRRRFGLEWLAPLGFNNTYALLMRGQQAQKLGIMSVSDLSGYLRQ
- a CDS encoding HYR domain-containing protein, whose product is MDNTLTHSFIAPTGSAGQPMRASWPTLGAAWRLVLLCCVLALGAASPARASHFRYGNITWRTVTTDATGRTVQLKVSESFRRSFFSGNIVVGSVVSVADNLYFGDGGVTSINLTVTSVDVAADNFYGEFTVTHTYPAAINYTAYFSSSARLSTLFNNANGTWYVKTIVNAGTGNNSPVSTLPPVVNLATGQAAAAFQLAANDPDGDPLTYSLATSADLNGTAFTNAPGLAINATTGGITFNTVSAPVGRIYDAMVKVSDGKTVVLVDFIIQITNVSAPPKFDYSITPSNNYVYQVAPGTPINFSVRATDSDAGDIVTLKGIGLPPGASMSPALPATGNPVLSTFSWTPTTSTLGTSVITFVAQDAVGVQTNTSVTIQVSTKPTFDVPPTPSNGSIVQITPGTLVTRTIQASNVDPGTLVRIMSATGLPASASYSPALPTPAANPTSTQLNWTPVVADWGLKAATFTAQNTNSSDQSTHSLQFVVNSAPSFTSTPAPASLSVVAGQPFSYSISMTDPDLPYGDKLEIETPTLPAWLTLVDNGDGTGTVSGTPAVADAGSNPVTLVAADLYHHGASYGLITQSFSITVIPCTVQAHATPLTLVLDANGTATLTTAQFDGGSTASCGIALMTLSQSAFSCANYGANPVTLTVTDANGNVSTDTQTVLVDDTMAPTAVAQNVTVYLDANGQASITAAQVNNGSSDNCGAITLSLQKQGLVSAFSQAQEHSVLTLSAPAGAVFTAVNFASYGTPNFVNGTFQYGNCNATNSQSIVESYVLNQNTASILADNSVFGDPCYGTFKRLAVQATYTLGSPVPQLAYTCANVGSANNPVLLTVTDAYGHVSTATANVTVLDAIAPTAVAQNVTVQLDANGQASVTAAQVNNGSADNCGVANVSVSSGSFTCANLGANPVTLTVTDASGNVSTATATVTVLDNILPTITAPAALTVSADAGQCSATGVALGTATAADNCSAMVASNAPATFAKGTTTVTWTATDASGNTATATQLVTVNDTEAPTISAPAMVSVSADLGQCSASHVALGNPVAGDNCTGVMVTSNAPAVFLKGLTTVTWTATDAVGLTATATQVVTVLDVENPIISAPAAVVVSANPGQCSATGVALGNAIATDNCSGVTVANNAPATFAKGSTTVIWIATDAAGNKATATQTVTVNDTERPNLMVPANMVVSAPATQCGATVSFNPTATDNCAGATVVASPASGSTFPVGTSTVSVTATDASGNTSTGSFTMTVNDVTAPTVATRTVTVTLVNGVASVTAEQVDNGSTDACGIRSLSLNRTSFSCANLGNNPVILTVTDIHGNVASAPATVSVVGTIPAPAIAVTPSSTVYTGGVATNLYIGYGAQSATLTASGGVSYVWIGSKGLSSNTVSNPVFTATTLGTFTFTVTATNQYGCTATATVTLHVINAYCDKDKVIVCHNGHEICISPNAVPAHLTGHPGDQLGNCTTAVRGVAANAPVANSTNELSVFPNPAADKATVSFRTAENGAAQVVVYNLLGQRIATLYDGTVTAGQLYSATLNSANLSTGLYVCRLVTNGKTESLRLNIER